Part of the Paramisgurnus dabryanus chromosome 21, PD_genome_1.1, whole genome shotgun sequence genome, CACTGCAGGACATAAGCCCTCATTGCTGGGACAACCAACTACGGGACTCCTTTGTGAACCAGACACCATAGAGACACACCTGGGTTTCCCACGGGCTCCAGCAGTCTTTCGTAAAGTGGTGGGGCTTGGTTTGACCATTCTTTGTGTCTTTTCATATTTTTTCTCATATTTGAGGATGTATCAGGAGGCAAGCAACGCCGTACAACCGTTCCAACAGGTAAACAAAAGGGCACGCAAAACCGTGCTCTTCTACTGTTCCATGTTTCTACTTCAGCTGCTCCCCATCTTTTTAAAGATTGTGTCCGATGCTCTGTGGGAACTTCAAGGCACCATAGCGATGATCCATTCACTGAATTACCCCCCTGGCTGGACCTCAGCAGGGACTCTGCACATCATGTTGGTGGTCTTGCTGCAAGTGCCACCTTGTATAAATCCTCTCATCTACGGTCTGCATAACAAGGAGGTGAGGAAAGCTCTGCCTAGGTTGCTGTGGTGGAAACAACAAAGAGACCGTGCGTAGGCAGGGACAGGGATTACAGATAATCAATAAAGGCAACTCTTGAGATCTTTCAAGAGGTTTTTAGTCCTTTCACAACATTTTAAAGACGCAGAATGGTTTGAGAGGATTAAGAATAAACATGTggctttttttgttttatatgcGTAACTCTtgtctttttaaagtttattgtgaaaaatagtttttttttaaatgcaatgtCTTAAACCAAtaccttaaaatatatgtacagtGTTTAAAAATATTGTAAATTATTATGTAATAAAATGCACAATAGAGTACATTAATGCAAGatgaatatatttgtaaacTTTACTAATGCACACTGAATATgcatttaatgattttattaatGTAGTTTTATTTACATCGAATCTGTCttcttaaatgtttttgtatgtttttttgcATCTGTTATGCATAGTGctgatgtttatttttttaactcatCATTCACTTATTTATTATACTTATTTCACTATTTaccataaatataaacatttgaaaacaAGCAGTGTGCCTTTGTAAACCAGTTTTGGTATAACACGATATCCTAAGTGGGATAGGTATAAGTGTATATAGGCAAATGTATATGTATAGCCTATAAAATTTAATACACACTCTTAAATTCCTGGTAATATTATAAAGTATCATGTCATTCACACtgataataacataataatgaGGTATTATGAGGTATTAGCAAAGGTTAACCTTTTTGTATAAAATGCAGATGCTCTGATAAATtgataaaatttatattttatatttaagaaatgtggtaacactttacaataaggttcattagttaacattattagtattattagtattaataacatgaacaaaccatgagcaatacatttgttacagtatttattaatctttgttaatgttagttaatagaaataaagcttttaattgtttgttcatgttagttcactgtgcattaactaacgttaacaagattttaataaagtattactaattgttgaaattaacattaacaacgattaaaaatgctgtataagtgcagttcattattagttcatgttaagtAATGTAGTTACATCAATTATGTTATCATTTTGTGTTCAAGGCTCTTTAGATGTGTTTCTAGATGTAATTTCATTGACACCTAAAAATGATAAATATGCATGAATATAAATGTTACCCTTTTCTTTCTGGGTTTGTTCAAATTGGTAAATGTAGCTTTTTTACTTACATGTGAAATTGTGCAAAAAGCATCaggtaaaacaaaataaaaggtttcgTAAAATGctcacattttttatgtttgcttGCTTTAGATGTATTTCatgatataaatataataaggtgtcataataaaatatatatagatagatattaAGAGTTCATATCTTGTTCAAATAGATTGGAAATTAACCAATCTATGGTATCTCCATAGAGATGTCTGCTATCTGCGGTTCCTGTGGTTATTAAACCCTTGAAAATGAATTCAATTATAAAACTGTAATGACTACACAGATAGCACAAATATCTCAGCGACCACCTCACTTACTTCTTTTGTCACAAATATGTTAATACAGATCCTATAGCATTACATATTCTGAAGTGCCTGCTAATATTGCATAGCAACCAGACCTTCAAGTCCCACTTTCACAACAGGACTATAGCTTTCAAAACAATTAAGTTTCAGTATTACCTGACATCTTTTATTTCATGTATCTGTTTGGGTGGACCTGAACCTTGTGTCCGTTTTAATTAGGGCTTAAATGGAGTTTACCCAAAACtaaaatacatttctttgtgttaatgaacacaaataaaagatattttgagaaatgtttttaaccaaactGATTAGAGGCCCCACTGATAgtaagaaaaaataatactatggaagtcaatggggcctctgatcagtttggttacaaatattcctcaaaatatcttcatttgtgttcataggaacaaagaaatgtatacaggcttgtaacaacatgagattgagtaaatgatgacagaatttttattttggggtgaactatccctttaacagagGGTCGCATGCTCTAAAAGTGTGCAGTGTGTGCATGGTCTGATAATCCAACAGGTCCTTCACCAAAGTAGATAAGTGTAGGAGAGCTTCCTCTAGTGGTTGTAAAGAGCAACATGTTCTCCAGTTGAGGCTGTAAACACTCCCTTCCCACTTTGCCAGGGATGCAGATTAAAGCCTCATTTTATTTAATGAGGAGAAGATACAGATAAACACTTATCATACAATCACATAGGAATTAAATAAAACCTACCAACAATAAAAATGGAAAATCGATTCTGAGATGCTGTTAACGAATCCCGAGAGAAAATGATTAAATTACAGAGTAAATTACTGTCTTCCTCTTAGGTGCAAAGAGACAAAAGAACAAGGAAGTAATGAGCCATTATGCAACGAACTGCACTTAACTTCAAACAGTGAGCATATAACAGGAAGGGAAATAAAACAGACACATTCTCTCATGCACAAGAGAGAAAAACTTCACTGAGACCAAAGTCACGCATACAGGTAAGAGTTATGATTGCAGTTATGTTTTCTTAGTCTTTATTTTTAGATCATTAGTATCAGACTTTTGCTTATAAAACATTGTAATGTCAGTATAAAGAGATACACCCAAAGGTGAGCCCCGAACTTCATAAAAAAaaccattgaagtcaatggggcttctgatcgggttggttacaaatatttttcaaaataacttcctttgtgttcatcagaacaaagaaattcatacagttttataacaacatgagattgagtaaatgatgacagaattttcattttttggtgaactatccctttaacctgcAGACAGGGTCTGCAAACTGAACATAGAAATTAAAGTAAAGAAGCAACACTTTTTTTCTCCTTTAAACATGGTTACAATGTTAGTAACTGTTGATTTATGTAAACATTTtagtataaatatttaaatattaaaaatacaattattttataaaattaacatTGCTCATTTCATTCTATCTAGCATCCATGGAGAACAAATTGGATGCATTCCAGCAAGAAGAACCctttattaaaagaaaacttGAACGTTTTCCTTCTTCTGTCCAAAGCCTGGTATTTACCTGCAAGTTACCTGCTGCCAGAGAAGGTGTTCAGGCAGTAGACAGCCAGGATTCAGTTCAGATCAAACTACCAGCACAATGCAATGTCCACCAGCTCCGTGTACGCCTGTGCATGCTAGCACAGGAGACCAACAGACTTCCTGAACCGTTTGTCCTTCTTGACCCAGAGCGATACAGTTTGTTGTACCTCAAGGATGACGAGTGGTATGAAATTTATGACGACTATCAGGTATTGCGAACTTTGGACGCACCCTGGGTTCAAGGTGCTGATGGTCTTCAAACCCTCTGTGTCACCGTGTTGGCTCAACAGACTGCCTGTGAGGAGAGAATTCACTTCCAAGGCATTCTGAATGAGCTGATCGGCTATGATTTGGACTCGAACGCTAATCGCTTAAGTGAGCTTTGCTTTACCCAAAGAAAGTTTGCCACACCGCGAAGGGAAGAGCTGAAAAAACGGGATCCAGTAATGTATGCCACTGAACCGTGGACGACTTCCACGGCACTTCCAATGGACGAAAAGGATCAAGTTCAGTGGAAACTCCCAGTGACCCTTTATCACAATAATTCAAGTGTTTCCATTATAACTAGCATAAAACATACACCCAGTTATCTCCTCAAGATCGTATGGGAATCATTACCAGTCATTATGGTTGACCGGTCATTTGACAAGTGGTCTGTTGATTATGTACTCAAAGTGTGTGGCAGAGAGGAATTCCTGAGTGGGGAATTTATGCTTTCAGACTTTTTATGGGTCAGGCATTGCCTGAAGAACACATTGGAGCTTCATCTCTCAGTAGTCGCCGTTTCATCCCTCCCAGATGACACGGTACAACAAGAGTTTTGGCCACTGGTAGACAGTCTCACGGGTCTCTCAATCTCCCATGAGGAACTTTCCCTCACAGGAAAGGAAGTGGAAGAAATCGTAATGATGTCTATGTGGGACTGTGACAGAAAATTCAGAGTTAAACTCGTGGGGTTTGACATCCCAGATCTTCCGAGTAAGGTACCTCAGTTTGTTCACGTTGAAGCCACTATAATCTATGGCGGCAAGGTTGTGTCATCGGTTCGTTCAACTTCAAAAGAGTTTGCAGATGAAGTGCTGTGGGACACCTGGCTGGACTTTGATATTCTCATCAGAGATATCCCTTATGGAGCTAAATTAGGCTTCACCATAAATGCCGGTGTCGTGGAAGTCACAAAGTCAAGTTCCTCTAAAGTCCCAGACTGCCAGAAGGAAAAAGTTAAAGGGTTGTATTTCGTAAACCTCCAGTTAATTGACCACCGATCTCTTCTTAGCCAAGGCCCACACACTTTGCACATGTGGCCCTATCTAGAATGCAACGAGGGGTTGTTTACTTATAAAGCTGATAAGCTTTCTACTGCCACTAACCCTGATGTGGCCAAATCGATGgctattacatttttgttgGATCGCTACAGCTTCCCCGTTATCCTGCCCAATACCAAAAGCTCCTCTGGtgttttcttaccctgtagtggTGCATCTCCTATATCAGATACATGTTCCCCAGAACCTGGAAAACATTCCTTGAGGTGGTTCAAAGAGGAAAGCGTTCACTATGCCTCAAATCTACCACAGTTTCTTCGCAAAGTGGACTGGATGCAGCCAATCGGTGTCCAAGATGTCCATTGGCTCCTGAGTCACTGGGAACCAGAGGACATTGAACTATCTGTGGCCCTTGAGCTTCTGAGTGTGGATTATGCAGATGTGATGGTCAGAAGATTGGCTGTTCAACGATTAGAGATGCTGAGCAATGAAGATGTGCTTAAGTACCTGCTGCAACTGGTTCAGGTAAAGCTATTGAAActtggttttttttttaaagatagtGTCACATGTACAACACATTTTCTAATTATGCTATACGTTAGACCCTTAAAGTTGAGCCGTATCATGACAGTTGCCTGGCACGATTCCTCCTCAAAAGGTCACTCAGGGTAAGCAATTTGTCATCTTATCACCCTTTGTATCATTATGAATACAAAGGGTATACAATATTACCTGTCAGAAGAAAGGTGCACTGCTTGTCTTTTTAACATCTGCTACACAGAGCAAAAGAATCGGACATTTCTTTTTCTGGTACATGAAGAGTGAGGTGGCAGAGTGCCCGTTTTTTCGGGAACGCATGGCTGTCATACTAGAGGCATATCTGATAGGCTGTGGGAAGGCCATGTTGACAGAGTTCCAGCGTCAAGTACAAGTTGTCAAGTGCCTGCATGATGTTGCCCTAACGGTGAAGAGCCTTTATCCAGATAAGACTGATCTTCCTCCTACAGGTAGTAGTAGTTCAAACACCTATCCCCTATTGACCTATTTGTGGCAGTGGTATTGctataaaaaatgtttgtgtatCAGCTCCTCAGAAGCTCCAGGAGTTACTGGAAGAGTGCGGTTTACCCTTCAACTTCCAGGTGCCATTTGATCCTCGAGTCAGAGCGGGAACCATCATGGTGAGTTACTTGcatggttaaatatgaaaattttTAAAGCTCTTTCTTTGTGAGCTTTTCTATGTTTGGTGTGCTGTCTACTTAGCTTTATCCCAAACTATACCCTGTACCTGACCCCTTTAAAATGATTCCCTGACACAAACCGTTCCCCACACAGCTAAAAGAATGTAAAGTGATGGCGTCGAAGAAAAAGCCACTTTGGCTTGAGTTCTCCTGCATGGAGTCAGAAGCTCCAGCCTCACCATATGTAGGCATTATCTTCAAGCATGGAGATGACCTTAGACAGGACATGCTCGTCATCCAGGTAAAAAAATCAACCAATGAGAAATGTATTCAATTGAATTGTAATTcagaaattaacatttttacacaaattGTTTAGACACTCATGGTGATGGACTCAATTTGGCAAGAGAAAGGTTTAAACTTAAACCTTGTGCCCTATGGATGCATTTCAACAGGATACAACATAGGTACATGAACAGTGT contains:
- the LOC135775610 gene encoding phosphatidylinositol 4,5-bisphosphate 3-kinase catalytic subunit gamma isoform, producing MENKLDAFQQEEPFIKRKLERFPSSVQSLVFTCKLPAAREGVQAVDSQDSVQIKLPAQCNVHQLRVRLCMLAQETNRLPEPFVLLDPERYSLLYLKDDEWYEIYDDYQVLRTLDAPWVQGADGLQTLCVTVLAQQTACEERIHFQGILNELIGYDLDSNANRLSELCFTQRKFATPRREELKKRDPVMYATEPWTTSTALPMDEKDQVQWKLPVTLYHNNSSVSIITSIKHTPSYLLKIVWESLPVIMVDRSFDKWSVDYVLKVCGREEFLSGEFMLSDFLWVRHCLKNTLELHLSVVAVSSLPDDTVQQEFWPLVDSLTGLSISHEELSLTGKEVEEIVMMSMWDCDRKFRVKLVGFDIPDLPSKVPQFVHVEATIIYGGKVVSSVRSTSKEFADEVLWDTWLDFDILIRDIPYGAKLGFTINAGVVEVTKSSSSKVPDCQKEKVKGLYFVNLQLIDHRSLLSQGPHTLHMWPYLECNEGLFTYKADKLSTATNPDVAKSMAITFLLDRYSFPVILPNTKSSSGVFLPCSGASPISDTCSPEPGKHSLRWFKEESVHYASNLPQFLRKVDWMQPIGVQDVHWLLSHWEPEDIELSVALELLSVDYADVMVRRLAVQRLEMLSNEDVLKYLLQLVQTLKVEPYHDSCLARFLLKRSLRSKRIGHFFFWYMKSEVAECPFFRERMAVILEAYLIGCGKAMLTEFQRQVQVVKCLHDVALTVKSLYPDKTDLPPTAPQKLQELLEECGLPFNFQVPFDPRVRAGTIMLKECKVMASKKKPLWLEFSCMESEAPASPYVGIIFKHGDDLRQDMLVIQTLMVMDSIWQEKGLNLNLVPYGCISTGYNIGMIEIVRNAVTIASVQRSQGGVAGAFKNNALYDWLERKCSLQEKHFQAIEKFVNSCAGYCVATYVLGIGDRHNDNIMITDQGNLFHIDFGHILGNTKSFMGVNRERVPFVLTPDFLYVMGRVKGRPSLYFQRFRDTCINAYLSLRSQSRLLVTLFSLMLLTGIPELSTSQDMRYLRTALQQDQTENEARNHFLQQIALCEQKGWTVQANWWFHMMAGIK